In the genome of Oncorhynchus mykiss isolate Arlee chromosome 18, USDA_OmykA_1.1, whole genome shotgun sequence, one region contains:
- the LOC110496016 gene encoding cellular retinoic acid-binding protein 2, which translates to MREREEAEGANREHQATVPNLRDKTQKNQKSCKQFILWVCREQNNHVDYLFSVMSDYYNKLFTPEMDRRVANFSGLWKMKTSENFEELLKALGVNVFVRKIAVAAASRPAVEITQQGESLSIQTSTSVRTTHVSFTVGQPFNEDTVDGRPCTSTPRWETDSKISCEQTLQKGEGPKTAWTREVTNDGELILTMSAGDVVCTRVYQRE; encoded by the exons atgagagagagagaggaggcagagggagcAAACAGAGAGCACCAAGCAACAGTGCCCAATCTGAGAGacaaaacacagaaaaatcaGAAGAGCTGCAAACAGTTTATTTTATGGGTCTGCAGAGAACAAAATAATCATGTTGACTATCTTTTTTCTGTAATGAGTGACTACTATAACAAACTATTTACACCGGAAATGGACCGTAGAGTTGCAAACTTCTCTGGGTTGTGGAAAATGAAGACTTCTGAAAACTTTGAAGAACTCCTGAAAGCGCTGG GTGTGAACGTGTTTGTCAGGAAGATAGCCGTGGCTGCAGCCTCCAGACCTGCAGTAGAGATCACCCAGCAGGGAGAGAGCCTCTCCATCCAGACCTCCACCAGCGTACGCACCACCCATGTCTCCTTCACCGTGGGACAGCCCTTCAATGAGGACACAGTGGACGGACGCCCTTGCACC AGTACCCCTCGCTGGGAGACAGATAGCAAGATCAGCTGTGAGCAGACCTTGCAGAAAGGGGAGGGCCCTAAGACTGCCTGGACCCGTGAAGTGACCAATGATGGTGAACTCATTTTG ACAATGAGCGCTGGGGATGTTGTGTGCACCAGAGTATATCAACGAGAATGA
- the LOC110496017 gene encoding uncharacterized protein LOC110496017, with the protein MHLLSMSTKWPTYDSRSSTPSFLLSESDVTEDEADIDVFTSESEGDSSGGGKTCSVPRLHWSMAGSGQAKCFPHTTTYPSMMGSPGSAELSTKGSTEETMQGDLAFAQKCSELQRFIRPLLELLNGLKKGRFERGLSSFQSSVAIDRLQRILGILQKPEMGEKFLRTLLQVEMMLKMWFPHVTPVAATQNPTPSLPPRWHQNQLCMPVKKRKLSWLDSDFPNAAPPSCKRLQREDNYQEITSQDSCPLSTDTYYPSCLTVSKRRKGNKRLEISPCSACGSPATQDSRVSSTLLVFHSHQLSLHGHQPQRYHSRPGTVKTETDIASVETQRRGQSIPILLRSMKQEPE; encoded by the exons ATGCATTTGTTGAGCATGTCCACCAAATGGCCGACCTATGATTCCCGCTCTTCCACACCCAGCTTCCTCCTCAGCGAGAGCGACGTGACTGAGGACGAGGCAGACATTGATGTCTTCACCTCCGAAAGTGAGGGAGATAGCTCAGGGGGTGGCAAGACCTGCTCAGTACCTAGGTTACACTGGTCCATGGCTGGGAGTGGACAAGCAAAATGCTTTCCTCACACCACCACCTACCCATCCATGATGGGTTCCCCTGGCAGTGCTGAGTTAagcacaaagggaagcacagaggAGACCATGCAAGGAGACCTGGCCTTCGCTCAGAAA TGTTCAGAGCTGCAAAGGTTTATCAGACCCCTGTTGGAGCTTCTGAATGGACTCAAGAAAGGGAGATTTGAGAGAGGTCTTAGCAGTTTCCAGTCGAGCGTTGCCATCGATAGACTCCAGAGGATCCTGGGTATTCTTCAGAAACCTGAAATGGG AGAGAAATTCCTCCGCACCCTTCTGCAGGTAGAGATGATGCTGAAGATGTGGTTCCCCCATGTGACCCCTGTCGCTGCCACCCAGAACCCCACACCCAGTCTTCCGCCACGATGGCACCAAAATCAgctgtgcatgccagtcaag AAGCGCAAGCTTAGCTGGTTGGACTCTGACTTCCCCAATGCCGCCCCACCCAGCTGCAAGCGCCTGCAGCGCGAGGACAACTACCAGGAAATTACCTCACAAGACTCTTGCCCATTGAGCACAGACACCTATTACCCGTCATGTCTGACTGTCAGCAAGAGAAGAAAGGGAAATAAGAGGCTTGAAATTTCACCTTGCTCAGCATGTGGTAGCCCAGCCACACAAGACAGCCGtgtctcctccaccctcctgGTCTTTCACTCACATCAGCTCTCCCTCCATGGACATCAGCCACAGAGGTACCACAGCAGGCCTGGAACAgtgaagacagagacagatattgCATCAGTGGAAACCCAAAGGAGGGGTCAGTCTATCCCCATATTACTGAGGTCTATGAAACAAGAGCCGGAGTAG